The DNA sequence AGTGCCTTCTCCAGCAAACCCTGGCGAATGCTCAAATCCATCTGTTCAGAAAAGGGACCTCACCACATAGAGATCTgactcttcttccttttcattagGAAGATCAGGATACAAACCAGAGCTGGATCTCACACTCAGGTTCCTAGTGGGTCACCAGTAAAGCTGGAACTCTGGTTTTGGGACCCCCAGAACCCCCCAATTTCCCATGGTATGGGTCCAGATTCTAGCTAGAAAACTTAGTCCCATATGCCAGGGTTCTGTTTATCATCTCTCTTGGTTTGTCCCATACCCTTGCCTTTAGACTATAAGTTATGACAGTGGAATAGGTCTCATACACATTTCTTAGGCCTCCCATGATGCTTGGTGTTGAGAATGTCACAGATGTTCTGTAAATGTGATTATCCTAAGGAGCAGCATGTTCAGACAGAGCATTCCCAGGAGCAAAGCTAGCTGGGGGTGACACTTTTTTCCTAGTGTAGTTACACATAACTAGGCAGGGTGAGGTTTGGGCTGGgtgataagggaaaaaaatgggtcCTTCCCTTATCATTTCATCAAGAAAGTGTCTTGTCTAAATACTCGCAGACCCTGTCACAGCCATCTCAGGAAGATTCAGGGGAAACAGGAGAGTACAGGTACAAACAACTTTTCTGCCCAAGACTTAGGACTTCTGCATTCTCTGTCTTCTACCTCAGTCTCCAAGCAAGAGTAAAACAACAAATCAAACTGATTTCAGTCAAGTTTCAGCAAGAATGTCGCTTTGATTTTGCTGTCTTATTTTGCTTTGCCTGGATAAAAGCCAGAGATAGAGATAGGATTTTGGCAAGAGAAGGAatgtacaaaattttttttttttaattctaaaggttcactttttttcctttcaccagcctcattttgcagatgaaaatcTGAGATCTGTAAAGGGAAAGGGGCCCAACTGCAAAGCCACTTGGGAATGGGACCAGGCTCAGATGCTCCCAGGTGACTGACTGACCCTGACAAAAGAACACACGGCAGCCAAGGTCCCCAGAAGCAAAACCAGCAGGAAGAGGCTGTCCTCACCCACGCCTCGTGCTTAGCTCTCAGGGGCCTACGAAGTCCCTCAATCTGCCCATTGCCAGGGGGGAGAACAGACACTCTGCTGGCTCAAGAAAGCGGCATTGCAACTATCATCTCACTACTGAGGAAGTGAAAGGTGACAGTCCATTGGCACTCTCCAAAACTCTGTAATGCTTCTGGAAAGTGCTGTGACCTTTCCTGCTGATGACTGTCAGAATATCAGACATCGGGAATGGAAAAGCCAGCTTGCTTGCTTGGAAACAATAAGGAAGAATATGACATAAGTGACTCTAAGAAACATGGTTCAGGCACAAACTCTAGGCTCTTCTGTCACTTCTCGGGGATCTCTAGCTTTTAAAGCTGGGGCTGAGAATCCTGCTCCCAAATTTTTAACCAGGACCCCGGCAAAAGTTTCTAGCAGTTTAAATGACAGTAAAAGCCTGAATGCTTCAAATTAAGCTAGTGAAAGAACTGTTCTCCTTAAGAAGGTTTTAAAGTCAAATTTTTTGCTCATCCagtattaaacaaaatatattagaagAATTAATCTAGGAGACCTAGGAAGGCAGTCTTGAGTCATCATTTCGGGAGAGACAGTACCCAAGCACGTGAGCCAACTGGAGCCACTGTCTGGGAGGAACAGGAGTGGTGCCCAGGCTTGGGCACTTTCTTCCAGAACCATCCTACCATCAAGGAGGTGATGAAAGGCTCAGTTAAACATTCTCTGCCGCAGAATGGGCTTCaagccttggaggctcttccacGCACCTGACTCTACCTACTGATGGATCACCAGAGGCCGAATTACCCTGTGATGGACCACCAGAGGCCGAATCTTGCTTTCCAACCTCTCTGCAACATTCTTATAACTTCTGCTTAGGTAATGTTTTTGAAAAGATGAGGAAGCTGGGCTCTCCTCCAGGTCTTCCTGGGTTTCACAATGTGCTGCTCTTGTGAAGTTCCGAAACTCAAGCACGCCTCTAGTCAAGTGCACAGGACCCCAAATTCACTGACGTGCCAGGCAGGCATTACCACCGGGTTAGCGGGGTGCAGGGGCTTCTGGGCTTGCCTCTTGCCCCGCTGCCAGCACGGCTAACCCTGAAAGGAGAGAGATTTACTAAACCCCGCCTCCAGTCCCTTCCCCATACCACTGATTGGCCTCTAGACCTTCGGTGTTAACGCCCAGGCCAGCGGTTTCGAGCCCAGTTAGGAGGGGGCCCGGGGGGTCCGGCGGCTGTCCAGAGGGGTCACTATGCCCACCACAGCCGCCACCGTGGCCCGAGCGCAGGTGGTCCTTGAGCGTCTGCTTGTAGCGGAAGCTCCTGCCGCACTCGGCGCAGGGGTAGGGCCGCTCGCCCGTGTGGATGCGCTGGTGCTTCATGAGGTGGTGCTTGCGGATGAAGCTCTTGCCGCAGTGCGCGCAGCTGAAGGGCCGCTCGCCCGTGTGCAGCCGCCGGTGGTTGAGCAGGTGCTCCTTGCGCATGAAGCTCTTGCTGCAGTCAGGGCAGGGGTACGGCCGCTCGCCCGTGTGGATCATCTGGTGGCGGATCAGGGCCGAGTGGCCGTTGAAGTCGATGCCacactgagggcaggagaagggcCGCTCCTGCGCGTGGCCCCGCTGGTGGAGCAGCAGGCTGATCTTCAGGCTGAAGCTCCGGCCGCACTGCGCGCACCGGAAGGGCCGCTCGCTGGCGTGGGCTCGCCGGTGGCTGGCCAGGCGCGCCTGGTCGGCGAAGCGCTTGGGGCAGtcggggcaggggaaggggcgcTCGGTGCTGTTGTGGACCCGAAGGTGGTAGGTGAGTCTGGACGGGTGAGTGAAAGTCCTGGCGCAGTGCGGGCAGGTGGGTGGCGTCTCGCTGGCGGGCGGCTGCGGGCCGCGGTCGGCGTGCGGGGGAAAGTGCCTGGGGCACTGGGCACAAGGGGCCGGGCGCTCCCCCGCGGGGCCGCATTGGTGGGTCAGCAGCATGTCCTGGCTGAGGCTCTTGCCACAGTGGTGGCACGAGAACACCTGCTCCCCGGCCGGAGGCGGGAGGGGGTAGCTGCCCAGCTGAGTGAAAGTCACTTGTCCCTCAGAAGCTTCGGCCAGCTCGGTGGCTGGACGTCCAAACGGCGCCATGGGCGCAGACTGCGGGCTTTTGAAGGCCACGTCCGGAAACGTATCCTTAGCTGCTGCTGGTGGAGAAGAGAAGGTGACGGGCACCTCGGGGCACAGGGAGGCTCTGGCGAGGCCTTCAGCTTTGATGACAAGCTCTTCGTCTGAAAGAAAGGACTCAGAGTCACACCTGTCGACAACAGGTGTCCCAGCAACTCTCCTGTGTCCCTGCCCAGCTCTGACAGGCTGCTCTGAGCTCCCATTGGCCCAGATAAGGAAGTCAGTGGAGGGCTGAGATAATAACCAGGGTGTCTGTAGTCCCTGAGGCCAATGTCGGAGAATTTACTACCGAACCTCTTCAGCGCTCCCCGTTTGGACAGGAAGAACCCTGGCATCAATCTTCCCAGCATTACTTTCATTATGATTCACCTCTGCTCACAGGCTCTGAAATGTTCTCTGTTGCCTATTGTGATTAGGCCTAAAATCATGTATTTATCTAATCTTGTTCCTTTGTATTCTGCCAGGTAAGTCCTTCACTATAGTTAGCTGTCTCTTTACTTTCCTGGAAAATAAAGTACACATTTCTGCTCATATGTCTTTAATCATTCTGCCCTCCCTTTTGTAGAATGCATCTCCTCTCTTCCCATCTTCCCAGATTATACCCAACCACACAGTACCAATTTTCTAAGGCCAATTCTAGCTTCACATCCTAGCttgcggggatcttagttccccaaccagggatggaacccaagccccctgcagtggaagcgcagagtcctaatcactggaccgccatggAAGTCCCTTTGCATCCTTCTTTAGGCCTTATCTAAATACCTAAACTAAAACTGATGTGATGTTCTCCGAACTTCTTATTTCTTGTATACAAGTCATCCATCCCACTCACCCTTGACATTTAATAATAGGCATGCCTAGCACTGATATGTGTGTCCCCAATATAAACTTCTTGAAGAGcagaaactgtcttttttttttccccagggtcTAAGCACAGAGCATAGAAGTTAAACAGGTTGCATTAAGTTGCATAAACGATCATGTCTCTTCTGACCTTGAGATTCTCTTCTGGTTCAGATGGCAAAATATAGATGGTGCTAAATGTCTTAGAAGACGCGTGTTTCTTCTCATGTCACTGTTCTTCCTGAGGGAGGGCTCTTCATTAACATTCCCATTTGTGCCTCTCCCAAGACACTGCTGTCTCCACTGCTTGTCTCTCCCACCCCCTAGCTTTGTTCTGTCCTTTCTGCATGCTCTTCAAATGTTCTGTCCTTCCCCATCCTCATACTTCTGGTGCATCTGTATGCACTTGTTTTTCTTCCTCGGACACTTCTAATTTGTCTTTACACTTAAGAGTATGTTTTCTCACTTAAAATGTATCTTGGTTTGATTTCCGTTTCATTTCTAACTTACTTGAacatgcttttttcccccttttcctcattCCTCACCCACTTCCTTGCATCCACAACCCGACTTCCTCTGCCGTTTCTTCTCAGTGGTCCTGGCATAAGCTGGGTCTGGGCGCCTCAGTACTCACCGGCATAGGTGCTTTTGCACACGTCACTCTCCTTGGGCTCCTGTGGGGTGCCGACCTGGGTCTCTTCCTCTTGTTTAATCCAAGACAGAATATCCGATGTTGAAATGCCAGGCTCTGTTTGTGGGGAAGAGAATGGCCTTCAGGGCTTGACTCAGAAAGTGGAAATAATCATGTTGGTTTGCTGAATATTACATTTTGCCCAAATATTTATCTCTAATTAACTAtaacaacaaaatgaaactagccttttaaaaaatgcatataacaTCTAGAGAACCAGTTCAAAATGAAACCAAATTTATGAATCTTTACATGATAGACTCACCCTGATTCACTATTTTCGGTGAGCCCAtttcaaaacaaatcaaaatttttatagtagaGATGACACTCTGAAATAATCTAGATTCAATAGTACCTTTCATTTCATTAGCACACTTTCAAAGTATTTTCACCTTTTTCTCTCACAGCTTTTTTATGAAATAATGAAGCAgggaatattttctccatttaagtAGGGGGGGCCCTCAGGGGTTAAGTAAACTGCCAGTAAGGAAGTATTTACAGTGAAAAGCTATATTATCAAAGATTtgctttaggggcttccctggtggcgcagtggttgagagtctgcctgccgatgcaggggacacgggttcgtgccccggtccgggaggatcggggctgggcctgtaagccatggccgctgggcctgtgcgtccggagcctgtgctccgcaacaggagaggccacagcagtgagaagcccgcgtaccacaaaaaaaaaaaaaaaaaaaaaaaagatttgctttaaaatacacacacacacacaaaaaaaagatgaaccgaaaactttaaaacaatgttaatttgaaaacaaatacagggacttccctggtggcacagtggttaagaatccgcctgccaatgcaggggacatgggttccatccctggtctgggaagatcccacatgccacgcagcaactaagcccattcgccacaactactgagcctgcgctctagagcccacgagccacaaccactgagcctgcatgccacaactactgaagcccacgcacctacagcccgtgctccacaacaagaaaagccatcacgatgagaagcctgcacgccgcaacaaagagtagccccagctcgacgcaacgagagaaagcccatgcacagcaacgaagacccaacacaaccaaaaatgaataaataaaattgatcctttaaaaaaaaaatacatttccagAATTACAAAGTTAGGTTTAAGCACAGATCTGACTGCTCAGAAACATTTTTCAGGTTCCCAATTCTGGGTTCTTTCCAAGAGATCATATTACTTCTACTTATTAATGATATAGGTTATTGTTTCCTGAACACTGGGAGTGGAGAGAATAGTATTTGCAAGGCCCTCAGGCCTTGGGGAttcttttggaaagaaaaaaagaacagcctCTAAAGGCTTTGCACATAACATGCCTCATTTGGTCAGTACAGAAACAGCTGTGCTTGCTATTCCAGCCGAGGTCTATATAGCCTTTTTTGGCCTAAAAGGACAAGCTGGCACGCTGACAGGGTCCAGAGAATAAATTCAAGCTCTCtatattatttatgaaaaaaGCCTTGTAGGAAGGTTATGGTTTTATTCCTAGCAAATGAACAGaagtcagtgttttgttttttttagaacTCAGTGTTTTGCTCAATGCCTTTCAAATCTGTTAGAGACCACTGAAATCTAAAGTCACCCCCAAAGGAGAAATAAGAGGTTGGACAAGACTAAGGCCCAAAAGACTGTCAGCTTATGCAGAGAGACGGAAAAATAAAGGTTTTTGCACACGTGGCAGTCTGTCTTTCCAACTTCCCACTTTGAGCTACAAGGCTGAAGTGTATTAACCATAATCCaaccttatctttttttctccaagattttataaactcacacatatataaacaGGCAGTGAGAGACTGAGTGTAAGGAAGTGGATCTTTTAACAGACATCCGAATGATGAACTGTCTATTCATCAAAAATATGAGacttttaaaatgcttaattGCTTCATTCGTCAATTTTCTGAATAATGAGTTAGTGCTCTAGAACCTCCAAATGTGATTCAAGtggttttgacttttttctttagtttatcATTATGAACTCACAGAATGCTATACACTGGATGAGTTTCAATCCATTgcagccattatttttttaaccattttttaaattgaagtacaattaatttacaatgttgtgttcgtttcaggtgtacagcaaagtgcttcagttatacatatatatgtatatattttcagcttgttttccattatagttattaccgaatatagttccctgtgctatacagtagatccttgttgtttatctgttttatatatagtagtgtgtatatgttaatcccaaactcctaatttatctcctcctcctctccccccactatccctttggtaaccttaagtcTGTCCGTGagtctatttccattttgtaaataagttcaagtcattattctttttaacGCTCAAATTGTCCCTTTTTTGGCCAGCGGGAGCCCCTTCAGATCAGTTCTGTATCTTTTCACATCATCAAACAActagtttcctttatttctagtaTGACAAACTAGAGCAGGttcatcttgtacatttcctgcTCCAAGCACACAATCAATAATCTCTCTGAGAAACGGGATTTAGAGACAACAATCTGGATGATAAGGATGCTAACTGCTAATAGGTTGTCACTGCTTCTAGGTCTTTTCAATGGACAAAGCTATAAAATACATAccttttagaaaaaggaaagtgtCATgagtttatattaatatttatgattCATATTTAAGATTACAGGGCTTTAATTAAATCCTTTGATTTTATGCTTGTATCTTTTCCCTCTTATCCTGAGAATCTGGGTTCCTAACGACACTACATAATCTTTGCTTTATCTGaatgtacatttcaaaataatactaatattattaacaaaaatatggactcaatttaagatttttttgtggTATACAGTTTAGTTATTTCAGTGTGtgtttgatttttacttttttttaatgtaaaatatttacaaagttccaaaatcaaaactataaaataaggTACATTCAGAGAGGTCTAGCTTCCATCTCTAATCTCTCCCTCCCTGTATAGGCAGCCATTctcattggtttttgttttaatcttgcattgtttcttggaaaaatataagcaaacataTGTACATCTTTGTATTTTCCCTCTCCATGAGGTATACTACACAAACTGCTCTGTACCTTCATTTTTTACTTACCAATATAGTGTGGACATCTGTCTGTAGCCGTATACAGAGAGCTTTCTCATTCCTTTTTGTAGCTGTACCATTGTTTATTCAAGAGTCTCCTACTGATAGGCATTTGGATTCTTTCCAATCTTTTGTTACAATATTAGTCAGCAGCCAACCATAAAAGCTATGGAGGACTAAAAGAACAAGCCAGTTCTCCAGAAATGCGAGTGGCTATTGTTATTACAGCCACTGGCTCAGTATGTCTTCACTGAACTTGGGGAACCCCAGGAAGGTAACCCTTCTTTTTGAATAATGATGCTAAAGTTCCTCTGGTCATTTAGCTTACTAGATCAGTAaaactaagtaaatatttattttatcaaataattGGGTCTTAGCACTGTTGTAACTGAATGCATGTAATATGGTTGTGTCTACTACATttggtgggggtggtggaggtGTATAACTGAGGACCTTTTGGAAGTGAAATAAAAGGAGCAGGAGTACTGGAATACTCAGGTGGCCTCATGCAGTCACCTGCCTGGTGACGGTAGGGCAACTACTGGCCCAGTCACCACAACAGCACTCAGAGCACATCTGCACAGGCCTGAGGAATCCCAACAGTGGATACTTAAAGAGACACAAATGAAAGTAAAATCATTGGTTCCTGCAAGCAGCAGGCTCTGGAGAAAgccacagaagagagaaaaactgaaaatagtgaTCAGGTAAGAGGAAGTCGATAAATGCTGAGGTTTTAGGTTTGAGGGGTAGTTCAAATAGAAAGGCTGATcccaagaaaacataaaattttaatatctacACTGGTTGAATGTCATTTTAGCTATGAGGAACTcttattgtatgtgtgtgtgtgtgcgtatgtttTAAACAGGTAAGGCCCCACACTGTCTGAAAAGCAGCTGGAACCTTGAGGTTCTGGGATGTATACAAAGGCATTATGAACTAAGTGAGTTAAAACAAgtgctgagggacttccctggtggcacagtggttaagaatccacctgccaatgcagggaacatgggttcgagccctggtccaggaagatcccacatgccgcagagcaactaagcctgtgcgccacaactactgaagcccgcacgtctagagtccatgctctgcaacaagagaagccaccgcaatgaggagcacGCTCAtggcaatgaacagtagcccccactcactgcaactagagaaaagcccacgcgcagcaactaagactcaatgcagccaataaataaacaaataaataaaattaaaagaacaaaaaaaaaactggtgctgagatttgcagcaacatgtatgcaaccagagattatcatgctaaatgaaataagtcagaaagagaaagacaaataccatatgatatcacttatacgtggaatctaaaatatggcacaaatgaacctatctagaaaacagaaacagactcagacatagagagcagacttgtggttgccaggggtggggtgggggaggggaggggaggggggagggggaggggaggggaaggggtgggggaggggaggggagggggagggatagagtgggagtttggggttggtagatgcaaactattacatttagaatggataaacaacaaggtcctactgtatagcacaggaaactatattcaatatcctgtgataaacctaatggaaaaggatatataaaaagaatgtctgtatctgtataactaagtcactttgctgtgcaacagagactggcacaacatcgtaaatcaactatacttcagttaaaacaaaaactggtGCTGAGATTTGAATTcttaagcagaaaataaaaatacttgacagggccttccctggtggcgcagtggttaagaatccacctgccaatgcaggagacacgggttcgagccctggtccaggaagatcccacatgctgcggagcggctgggcccgtgagccacaactactgagcctgcgctctagagcccacgagccacaactactgagcccacgagccacaactactgaagcccacgcgcctagagcccgtgctctgcaacaagagaagccaccacaatgagaagcccgcgcaccgcaatgaagactagcccccgctcaccgcaactagagaaagcccaagcgcagcaacaaagacccaatgcagccaaaaatcaatcaatcaataaataaaattatgaaaaaaaatacttgacaCATGAAACTACCATTGGTAAAGATATAAAAACTTTTTTGCACCTTTTGTGAAATAGGTATAGAACTGTAACATAGCAGGTGAATATATTGAGTATTTGTGTAATAAGTTAAAACCTCTAAGTTTTATTTCCAGGATAATTCTTGTTTGCAAAtaggctaaaataaaataaaataaaaggactaTCATATTTGGATGTGCTTTAGTCGCTGATTTTGTTTAGGAAAAGGTGGCCTTGCTGGATTAGAGTGAACGGTGATAAAGGAGATAAGGGTGATGCACCCAAAACAATGATGATCAAAGAAGTCTCCTCAGGACTACAAGGTTTGagaatgaatttattttacttataggTCATTCTAGAATCTTGGCTCTAGTCCATGGCTTCCAAACTAGAAGAAGCGCTAGATAATGAGCTTTTGGTAATTATTCCATCTGAACTTCTTAGTTAAGGCTTTTCTCCAAAGAATTCTAAAATATTGGCGTTCAATATTAAAACTATCAGCAACCAAATAATGGCCACACGCACACAGAGCTGGTCTGTATTCTGGCCCTAGTAACAGAGTCAAAGACGAATTTCAGAAATCTCAGGTTTAGATCTCTCTGTATTCTCCCATTCATTACTATTTTCTACTAACTGTAAGCAGTTTTATCTAAGATACTAGACAGCAATGACTGTTCCCTAGGAGGAAtaataatttctcttttccttcatcaGATTCAGATGATGGCGATGGAGACAGAGCATAAAATTAATTCTAAGATATCTGGACATAAAAAGGAGGGGGTGCCACATGGCACTATTGCTATCCCCAAATCTAGTCTACCtatgcatattttttatttaattacaatGCATAGTTCTTCCTAAAGCTCTAAAATGGAATACGATAATAAATTATGGGTgttattttataagaaatatggaTAAATCCaaacataattttagaaaattgtttcTAAACGTACatcaaaattttaatgtaaacacACTGGTCTAATAAAAATTACAAGgtgtattaaaattaaacaaagatggggagttccctggcggtccagtggttaggactccaagcttccactgctgggggcccaggatcgatccccggtcagggaactaagatcctgcatgccccgcagatggccaaaaaaaaaaaaaaaaaaaattaaacaaacatgaTGATGTTAAAGAAGAGAGAAGCTGCTCGCTCAAAAATGAAAAGTTCTGAATCTTTTTTTATAATAACAAGatgttaaaaatgatataaacgGTTAAAGTGAAGAATAATctatgaaaaaaatactttattagttCTGTCACTGAAGTGGCCCAGCATTAGTATCTACCTGGCATCCGTGTGGACAGTCTGTTATGCACCTTGATGACCAATTAATACTATTCTCTGCCGAAAGGAACCAAGACTTTTTTAATGTGTTGGGGGAAGGAAAATCTAAAATAAGCTCCTGTTAACACAGCAGTCCTGAGACTGCCTATCCTCAGGAGGCCTGCTTGCAAGGTTGTCGCTTGGCTGGCAAATAGCTCCCTATGCTGATATCAAACTTTCCTATATGTTGAGTGCTTCACTGGACCTAAGCTGTTTGTACAAACAGTGTGGTTTATGTTGAACATCcactttccttctgggagtctggaatctTGGTACATGCCAGACAGAGGGTGCCTACGTGACCAGCCTTGGGTGCTGAGTCCCCAGAGAGCTTCTCTGGGAGACAACACACTGCACGTGTTGTCACAACTCATCGCTGGAGGAATTAAGTGTGTCCTATGAGACTCTACGGAAAGGGGACTCTGGAAGCTGGCCCCTGGTTCCCTCCAGACTTTGCcctgagtgcctttaacctttgctgattttgctttgtgtcctttcactgtaataaatctCAGCCCTGAGCGTGACTATATGCCGGGTCCTGTGTGTCCTCCCAGCAAACTACTGGGCCTAGGAGAAGTCTTGGAAATCCCAACACAGCCtggaacatatttttttaagaaaacgaGTACTGAGGCCGTACTAGAAGGACACAAGAGACACAGCAGATAGTTTAGAAGTC is a window from the Orcinus orca chromosome 9, mOrcOrc1.1, whole genome shotgun sequence genome containing:
- the ZNF398 gene encoding zinc finger protein 398 isoform X2 — encoded protein: MAEAAPAPTSEWDSECLTSLQALPLPTPPAANEAHLQTAAISLWTVVAAVQAIERKVEVHSRRLLHLEGRTGTAEKKLASCEKTVADLGNQLEGKWAVLGTLLQEYGLLQRRLENLENLLRNRNFWILRLPPGIKGDIPKVPVTFDDISIYFSTPEWEKLEEWQKELYKNIMKGNYESLISMDYAMNQPDVLSQIQPEGDHNTEDQAGPEESEIPTDPTEEPGISTSDILSWIKQEEETQVGTPQEPKESDVCKSTYADEELVIKAEGLARASLCPEVPVTFSSPPAAAKDTFPDVAFKSPQSAPMAPFGRPATELAEASEGQVTFTQLGSYPLPPPAGEQVFSCHHCGKSLSQDMLLTHQCGPAGERPAPCAQCPRHFPPHADRGPQPPASETPPTCPHCARTFTHPSRLTYHLRVHNSTERPFPCPDCPKRFADQARLASHRRAHASERPFRCAQCGRSFSLKISLLLHQRGHAQERPFSCPQCGIDFNGHSALIRHQMIHTGERPYPCPDCSKSFMRKEHLLNHRRLHTGERPFSCAHCGKSFIRKHHLMKHQRIHTGERPYPCAECGRSFRYKQTLKDHLRSGHGGGCGGHSDPSGQPPDPPGPLLTGLETAGLGVNTEGLEANQWYGEGTGGGV
- the ZNF398 gene encoding zinc finger protein 398 isoform X1, with protein sequence MRTIELIQSRRLAEQTSEWDSECLTSLQALPLPTPPAANEAHLQTAAISLWTVVAAVQAIERKVEVHSRRLLHLEGRTGTAEKKLASCEKTVADLGNQLEGKWAVLGTLLQEYGLLQRRLENLENLLRNRNFWILRLPPGIKGDIPKVPVTFDDISIYFSTPEWEKLEEWQKELYKNIMKGNYESLISMDYAMNQPDVLSQIQPEGDHNTEDQAGPEESEIPTDPTEEPGISTSDILSWIKQEEETQVGTPQEPKESDVCKSTYADEELVIKAEGLARASLCPEVPVTFSSPPAAAKDTFPDVAFKSPQSAPMAPFGRPATELAEASEGQVTFTQLGSYPLPPPAGEQVFSCHHCGKSLSQDMLLTHQCGPAGERPAPCAQCPRHFPPHADRGPQPPASETPPTCPHCARTFTHPSRLTYHLRVHNSTERPFPCPDCPKRFADQARLASHRRAHASERPFRCAQCGRSFSLKISLLLHQRGHAQERPFSCPQCGIDFNGHSALIRHQMIHTGERPYPCPDCSKSFMRKEHLLNHRRLHTGERPFSCAHCGKSFIRKHHLMKHQRIHTGERPYPCAECGRSFRYKQTLKDHLRSGHGGGCGGHSDPSGQPPDPPGPLLTGLETAGLGVNTEGLEANQWYGEGTGGGV